The Geoalkalibacter sp. genome includes a region encoding these proteins:
- the xseB gene encoding exodeoxyribonuclease VII small subunit has protein sequence MNDLSFEQALKNLEESVARLESGELPLEEALACFEQGVRNAQLCRKALRDVETRIELLVKDQDGNLTLRPPAEDG, from the coding sequence ATGAACGACCTTTCTTTTGAACAGGCCCTGAAAAATCTCGAAGAGTCCGTGGCGCGCCTGGAAAGCGGCGAACTGCCCCTCGAAGAGGCCCTGGCCTGCTTCGAGCAAGGCGTGCGCAACGCCCAGCTTTGCCGCAAGGCCCTGCGCGACGTCGAAACCCGCATCGAGCTGCTGGTCAAGGACCAGGACGGCAACCTCACCCTCAGGCCCCCGGCCGAGGATGGGTGA